In Aureibaculum algae, the following are encoded in one genomic region:
- a CDS encoding HYC_CC_PP family protein, protein MKQLFFKISSFLMAIVVLFSTLSFSIDTHYCGDTMVDTAIFHKVDTCGMEMEKTSTKDCNITIKDCCTDEQISINGQAELKISFDKLTSNQQLFVASFIYSYIDRFEGLEKNVTSYRDYAPPLVFRQIYKLDETYII, encoded by the coding sequence ATGAAACAACTATTTTTCAAAATATCATCCTTTTTAATGGCAATTGTAGTTTTATTCTCTACATTATCATTTAGTATTGACACGCACTATTGTGGAGATACTATGGTTGATACCGCAATCTTTCATAAGGTAGATACATGTGGAATGGAAATGGAAAAAACTTCTACTAAAGATTGTAATATTACAATTAAAGATTGCTGTACTGATGAACAAATAAGCATTAACGGTCAAGCTGAATTAAAAATTTCTTTTGACAAACTTACTTCAAACCAACAGTTATTTGTCGCATCATTTATATATTCTTATATCGATCGTTTTGAAGGTTTAGAAAAAAATGTAACATCATATAGAGATTACGCTCCTCCACTCGTTTTCAGGCAAATCTACAAGCTTGACGAGACGTATATAATTTGA
- a CDS encoding histidinol-phosphatase HisJ family protein: MKKLNDFIWETHGIHAGTEQDRVKHGIDKLEKVVDKAIEANHPSITFIIHSPRLTNFRYIAERETNVKFIRGNRSYLNYPKRIAGLRKKYEGKINIKYGVELEWMGADLGLQWSRSKIFQAEGADYVIGSVHFAPEGLPYDGSKEEALQLLEMRGSLEAYWDGYFNETIQMIECFGDMIQIVGHIDLPKLNVDMPEALLNFETSSHPLANKVRTLLELIADRNLSIDVDMAGKFKGVGVYPIQSILRRANELQIPVCVGTDTHHVRYYGLNFKESLEYIQEAGYESYVSYSKLIPENRTIYDNHDLKVKYTVLNKGIELLNQRLDIAHRRIMPDFSFGGTFSEFVDIYKNSTGMGDYNAIRIRKWGKSITVTNEIPTSTNETVNGLFSEHVDKPGVISSLFNTLASEGINVETARLKSNNDGTAVAFLSIKGSKGDVQSAIDFVNGTSASAELFHNLTYKENAQLPNYYGEGVYLLEMDGVKLNLALSDKVILTKHNNAPGVLLILLSALSSKNINIIDLRLGKLNNVGYSALAIDGDSNVIRNLLAKLGDQYYEANLIEFYSM; encoded by the coding sequence ATGAAAAAACTGAATGACTTTATTTGGGAGACACATGGTATTCATGCCGGAACCGAACAAGATCGTGTTAAGCATGGTATTGATAAATTAGAAAAAGTTGTTGATAAAGCAATAGAAGCAAATCATCCAAGTATTACCTTTATTATACACTCTCCTCGCTTAACAAATTTTCGATATATAGCAGAAAGAGAAACAAACGTAAAGTTTATTCGTGGCAATAGATCATATTTAAATTATCCAAAACGAATTGCAGGTCTTCGTAAAAAGTACGAAGGTAAAATAAATATTAAATATGGTGTTGAGTTAGAATGGATGGGTGCTGATTTAGGATTGCAGTGGAGTCGTTCAAAAATATTTCAGGCAGAAGGTGCTGATTATGTTATTGGCTCAGTACATTTTGCTCCAGAAGGCTTGCCATATGACGGTTCAAAAGAGGAAGCTCTTCAATTGCTGGAAATGAGAGGAAGTCTGGAGGCCTATTGGGATGGTTATTTTAATGAAACTATTCAAATGATTGAATGTTTTGGTGATATGATTCAAATTGTTGGGCATATAGATTTACCGAAATTGAATGTTGATATGCCTGAAGCATTATTGAATTTTGAGACGAGTTCACATCCTTTAGCAAATAAAGTCAGAACACTATTAGAGTTGATTGCCGATCGGAATCTTTCAATAGATGTAGATATGGCGGGTAAATTTAAAGGCGTAGGTGTTTATCCGATTCAGAGTATATTAAGAAGAGCAAATGAACTTCAAATTCCGGTGTGTGTAGGAACCGATACACATCATGTACGGTATTACGGCTTAAATTTTAAAGAGAGTCTAGAGTATATTCAGGAAGCTGGATACGAGAGCTATGTTAGTTATTCCAAATTAATTCCTGAGAATCGAACCATCTATGACAATCACGATTTAAAAGTGAAATATACCGTATTAAACAAAGGTATAGAATTGTTAAATCAACGATTAGATATTGCACATAGAAGAATTATGCCAGATTTTTCTTTTGGAGGCACATTTTCAGAATTTGTAGATATCTATAAAAATTCTACAGGAATGGGTGACTATAATGCAATTCGAATCCGTAAATGGGGTAAATCAATAACAGTTACAAATGAAATTCCAACGTCAACTAACGAAACCGTAAATGGATTGTTTTCTGAACATGTAGACAAGCCTGGAGTCATTTCTTCGCTATTTAATACATTGGCTTCTGAAGGTATAAATGTTGAGACAGCAAGGCTAAAATCGAATAACGATGGTACTGCAGTTGCATTTTTATCGATAAAAGGTTCTAAGGGAGATGTGCAAAGTGCTATTGACTTTGTAAATGGTACAAGTGCAAGTGCTGAATTGTTTCATAATTTGACCTATAAGGAGAATGCCCAATTACCTAATTACTACGGAGAAGGTGTTTATTTATTAGAAATGGATGGTGTTAAATTGAATTTGGCATTAAGTGATAAAGTAATACTAACCAAGCACAATAATGCTCCTGGAGTGCTCTTGATATTGCTATCTGCTTTGTCTTCAAAAAATATTAATATAATTGATTTAAGGTTAGGGAAATTGAATAATGTAGGTTATTCTGCTTTGGCGATCGATGGTGACAGTAATGTGATTCGCAATTTATTGGCCAAATTAGGGGATCAATATTATGAAGCAAATTTGATTGAATTTTACAGTATGTAA